The Salegentibacter sp. Hel_I_6 region GCTTATCTTTAAAATTAAAATCGTTTAAAGTCTTCATTTTTTTCATTTCTTTTAAAAACCAAATAATCTGGTTTGGTTGGTTAACATTAAGCCCAATCGGCTTTTATTCAGCTTGTGCTATTTACAAATATAAATTTTTCCGAAGACATTAAAGTGTATATAAATTTTATATTTGCTTATGCTTTTTGAAGAAATAATAGGTTTACAGCATTTAAAGAAACATCTTACCACTACCGCCGATAATGGCCGTGTTCCACACGCACAATTATTTGTAGGAAAAAGTGGCAGTGGTACTTTACCCCTTGCTATCGCTTATGCGCAATACATACTTTGCCAGCATAAACCGGAAACTGATAATTGTAATGAGCGATTTAAAAAATTAGCACATCCAGATCTCCATTTTGCTTTTCCAGTTGCAGCAAATCAAAAAATTAAGAAACATCCGGTTTCCTCCCATTTTCTGGAAGAATGGCGGGAATTTGTTAAAACCAATCCTTACGGAAGTTTATTTGAATGGTATCAAAAACTTGGTATTGAAAATAAACAAGGCCAAATTGGTGTAGATGAAGCCCAGGCCGTAGTGAAATCACTTTCATTAAAAGCTTACGAAGGCGGCTTTAAAATAATGATTATTTGGATGGCCGAAAAAATGAATACAGCGGCTGCAAATAAATTGTTGAAATTAATTGAAGAACCACCAAAAAATACGCTTTTTCTTCTTGTAACCGAAGACGAAGAGCAAATCATACAAACCATTAGATCACGTTGCCAAAAACTTCACTTTCCACCACTTCCGGAAGATGAGATTGCAACATTTTTAGAGAAAAACGAAAATTGCAGCAAGCCAGATGCTTTAAAAATTGCACACCAGGCTAACGGAAGTTATACCCGTGCACTTCACTTATTACAAAAGGATAGCGGAGATCAACAATTTGAAACCTGGTTTATAAATTGGGTGCGTACCGCATTTAAAGCTAAAGGGAATAGAGCCACGGTGCTGGAGCTTATTTCCTGGAGTGAAGAAATTGCGGGGATGGGCCGTGAATCGCAGAAGAGTTTCTTGCTTTACTGTATCGACTTTTTTAGACAGGCTTTGATGCTGAATTATAAAGCTGAAAAGTTAGTTTATCTGCAACCGAAAACCACCGGATTTAAACTAGAAAAATTTGCGCCATTTGTTCACGGTAATAATATTAAAGATATTATCGATGCCCTTGAAGAAGCAATTTATCACATTGAAAGGAACGGTAATGCAAAAATCATTCTAACAGATCTTTCAATTAGACTAACCCGATATTTACATAAAAAAGCCGCTTAAAACTATGGAAAACCTTTACGCAAACATCACTGAAATTTTAATCTTACTTTTTATTCTTATTACTTTTTTACAATCTGGGATAGATAAGGCTGCAGATTGGGAAGGAAACACAGCATGGCTAAAAGATCATTTCTCGGGAACTTTCCTGGCCGGCCAGGTTCCTTTAATGGTAGGAATAATTATGATCATTGAAATCATCACAGGAATTACCTGTATTTTAGGCCTTATTTGGCTTATTGGGTACAATGACCCTACAATGGCTCTTTACGCATGCGTGTTGGCTGCTATCACCTTATTAATGCTGTTATTTGGACAACGAATAGCCAAAGATTACGCCGGTGCATTTACATTAACCGGATATTTTATTGTAGTGATCTTTGGAGTCTACTTAATGTCTTAAAAATAGAAAGAGGTCTGAGAAGTAATTCTTATCGTCAAGCTGAACTGGTTTCAGCTTCTAAGTTAATTTGAACCTAGATCCTGAAATAAGTCAGGGATGACGTTTATAGAAAACTTCTCAGACCTCTTTTAAAAACTCAGAACGTAAGTCTAGTTCTTATTATACTCTTCATTTAAATTATCAAGAATTTCCTGTGTAAGGTCTTTTCCATCTTTTGCATACATAATATTTGCAGACTCATTAGAGCCAAAAATATAAGTATAGCCATTTTCTTCACCATAATCTGCAACATAAGCTTTTACTTTCTCAACAATAGAATCTATAACAGCATCGCTTTCCTCTCTAAGACGGTTGCCCTGCATTTGCTGTTGCTGCTGAATTCTTTGCTGCTTTTGCATTAACTCCTGCTCTTTTTGCTGGCGTTGTTCCTGTGACATAGAATTCATCCCTTGCTGATAAGCCTGAACTTCTTCCTGAAATCCTCTTGCGATAGAATCTAATTGTCTCTTTACAGAATCTGATTTTGTAGAAAAATTTGCTTCCACTTCTTCCATTTCTTTGTATTCCTGAACAAGTTTCGTGGTATCTACATAAGCTGTTTTCTCCTGGTCACAAGAAGTAAGTAAAACAGCAACTACCAAAATCATTAAAAGTTTTTTCATCATTATTATAATTTGTTTGGCGCAAATGTAAGAAAGTTAAATTTTCAATGTAAATCAAAAACCAGGAATATAGCCATATAGCAATTTCTTATAGCAAAAAATATTATAATAGGTTTTAATAATTGAAAACAGATTAAATAGAGAGCTTCTAGTGCTTAAATAAGATTAAGGCTATACATTAATTGATTTTCAAACTTAAGAGTGCTTAAATAAGCTTAAAATACTTATTCTAGCTTTTTAGAAAGAAATATACGAGCGAAGAATACTCTGAAGAACTTTGCGCCTTTAAATTTGATTTTAGACCTAGTTTAAGAGCATTTAAAAAATTAGCCTTTCCGGTTTTGTTTTTTTCTGAAAGTAGACTCACATAGAAAGAATCAAAAACGAGTGGCTTGGTTTCAAACTTTTCAAAATTATTTTCTTTAAATAATTTTGAAATTCCATCCTGCGTGAAATGCCAAAGATGACGAGGCACATCATAAGCCGCCCAATATTCTTTATAATATTCGGCATCAAAACTTTTAAAATTAGGTACCGCAATTACCGCGACTCCATTTGGTTTTAATAAACGATGCAATTCTTTAAGTTGAACTTCTAAATTTGGAACGTGTTCCAAAACGTGCCACATAGAAATAACATCAAAAGAATCCTCCTCAAAACTCGATAAATCCTGCTGAAGTTTTATTCCTTTTTCAGCAGCTAATTTTCTTGCCTGCTCATTTGGTTCAACCCCTTCAACATTCCAATTTTTCCTTTTTGCAGTTTGCAAAAAATCTCCGGTTCCTGCACCAATATCTAGTAAATTATTTCCTTTAGCGACCTTATTAATCCATTTCAATTTTTGCAGAAGCATAAAGTTTTTTACTGCGTGGTAAATTTTATCGGTAACACTTTTACTGGAATCTGTGTGGGAAATATAAGCATCACTTTCGTAATAAGCCGAAAGATTTTCAGGTTTGGGTAGTGTTTCTAATATATCAAAATCTTGTAGCTGCTCTAAACGAAATTCTTCTCCAGAAACTAAATGATCTTTGCATTTTAAATGATAAACTTTATCTGCCATAAAAGAATTTTTGGTCGGGATTAATCTTTATAAAATTTCTAAATTCTTTACGTATTTCTGTTAACACTTCGAACCCATTAAAATACTGGTTTCAAATATTCACTAAATCCTCTTCACTTTCAGGCAAAAAATTCCTAACCAAACTTTTGTTTTTTTGCCTCTAATAGTACTACTAAATTTAAAAAAGTATAATCAGATTTATCTTTAGGAAAACTCAATTCTAATGTCTTACTTTTCTTTACCGAATGCGCTCCCTGCAGGATTTAAAAATCAAAAAAGTAAATAGAAGTCCAAAGCTCTTATTTTCTTTATTAATTTTTTAAGTAATGAAAAATGTGATTGCTTTTTATCATAATTTTCAAATTACTCCTACTGGATTGATCTCATCAAGGTTACCTAAAAGAAAATTGTTCCACGTGGAACTTTTAAACTTATCTTCCCATATAGACCAATAAAACCGAAATATCATTAGGGCTAACTCCACTGATTCGTGATGCCTGAGAAATGGAAGTTGGTTGAATTTTATTTAACTTCTCCCGTGCCTCAAAAGACATTGATTTGATCTTAGAATAATCAAAACTATTTGGAATTTTTACATCTTCCAGTCTATTCAATTTATCGGCATTATTTTTTTCCTTCTCAATATAACCAGAATATTTAACCTGAATTTCGGTTTGTTCAAGAATCTCCTGATTCAAATTATTCTCCAGAATGTACTCCTCTACCCCAGGAAATTTTCTAACATCTTTCATTGCAATATTAGGTCGAGAAAAGATCTTAAAAATCTTATCGCTTTGTTTCATTAAAGAAGAATTATTCGCTTCCAAAATTGGATTCGCATCCTCGTGGGAAACACTTTTATTCTTAAAGAAATTTACGAAATCAGAAGACTTTTTTTTCTTTTCTTCCATTTTACGCATACGTTCTTCAGAAGCCAAACCAATTGTATAAGAGCGTTCGGTCAGTCTAAAATCAGCATTATCCTGGCGTAATAAAGTTCTGTACTCAGCACGGGAAGTAAACATTCTATAAGGTTCTTCTGTACCTTTTGTAATAAGATCGTCTATAAGAACACCTATATAAGCTTCATTTCTTTTTATGATGAATTCATCCTTTTCCTGAACTTTTAATGCGGCATTTATACCAGCCATTAAACCCTGGCTAGCTGCTTCTTCATAACCGGTAGTCCCATTAATTTGACCGGCGAAATATAAACCTTCCACCAACTTTGTTTCCAAAGTATGTTTCAACTGAGTAGGTGGAAAATAATCGTATTCAATTGCATAACCTGGTCTAAAAAACTTCACCTTTTCAAATCCGGCAACAGAACGTAAAGCTTTAAATTGAACATCTTCCGGAAGGGAAGTTGAAAATCCGTTTACATAAACTTCTACCGTATTCCATCCTTCGGGTTCAACGAAAAGCTGATGTCTATCTTTATCTGCAAACCTGTTTATTTTATCTTCAATACTTGGGCAATATCTAGGGCCAATACTTTGAATTCGGCCATTAAACATAGGCGATCTTTCAAAACCATCTTTAAGAATCTCGTGTACCTCTGGAGAGGTGTATGTCATATAACAGGAACGTTGTTTTTTTAAAGGTTGGGTTTCATCTAAAAACGAAAATTTCGAAGGTTCTTCATCTCCAGGTTGCTCCACCATTTTAGAATAATCCAGAGACCTGCCATCTACTCTTGGCGGTGTTCCGGTTTTCATTCTGCCAGATTCAAAACCGGCATCCACAAGATCTTTAGTAATTCCGGTAGCGGCTCTCTCCCCTGCTCTACCGCCACCAAAATTTTTATCTCCAATATGGATTAATCCATTTAAGAAAGTTCCATTGGTAAGTACCACACTTTTTGCTCGAATTTTTAATCCTAAAGAAGTTTTCACTCCTTTAAGTTCACCGTTCTCTATAATAAGTCCCGCCACCATCTCCTGGTAAAAATCGAGATTTGGAGTTTGTTCTAATCTAAGCCTCCAATGCTCAGCAAACATCATTCGGTCACTTTGCACTCTTGGACTCCACATTGCGGGTCCCTTAGATTTGTTCAGCATTTTGAATTGAATGGCGCTGGTATCACTTACTAAACCACTGTAACCCCCCAACGCATCAATTTCACGCAAAATTTGTCCTTTAGCAATTCCCCCCATTGCAGGATTACAACTCATTTGAGCAATGTTTTGCAAATTCATGGTCACCAATAAAGTACTGGCTCCTAAATTTGCGGCTGCGGCTGCGGCTTCACTTCCAGCGTGGCCGGCACCAACTACTATAACATCATATTCATTTTCGAACATAAAATCTTTCTTTCTTAATTTATTGTTCCACGTGGAACAATGCAATCTTTTCGTCTTCCTTCTGTCGCATTAAAGCAGCTTCACTTTCAGATTTATCTGCATATCCACAAAGATGTAAAACACCGTGAATAAGAACCCGTTTAAGCTCTTCAGAAAAATCTACATTAAAATCATTGGCGTTATCTATTACTCGATCTATACTGATAAAAATATCGCCATTTAACTCGTCCCCTTCTGAGTTATCAAAGGAGATTATATCTGTATAAGAATCATGCTCCAAAAATTTCAAATTTATCTTATACAAATAATCATCGTCACAAAATATATAATTGATTTCACCGAGTTGTTTATCTTCTGATGAAATAACATTCCTGATCCATTTATCAAAAGAGTTTTCGTCTTCTAACTCAAAATCATTCTCTGAATAAAAATTAATTATTTGTTCGCTCAAAATAGGACTTTACTTTCTGTTTATAAATTTCGCGCAAAGGTAAGCTTTGTCTATTTAAAATTTCGATAGAATTGAAATATTCTTTAGCCTTAATACTTTGATCTTTAGTTGTATTATCGAACTTCTGCCGATTGGTTTCTGACTCCCTTTTATTATTTTCCCCCTGCTGCAACTTTGCATCCTCAAATTCCATTAATTGGTGCTCCAACTGTTGCAATTGTTCCAGGTTCTCTGGATCAAAACCCTTATTTAAAAGTTGCTCTTCAGCTTCCTTCATTTGCTCCTCTAATTGCCTTCCCTGTTCAGAAGAATTCTTCTTGTTCATTTCCTCCAAACGCTGTCTTAGTTCCTGCTGATCTTTATAAATCTCGAACAAATCTTCCATTTCTCCTTCCGCCATTCCTTCGCCGGGTTTCTTGCCTTCGTTTTGTTGCTGATTTTGCTCCTTCCCTTTCTCCTGGAAATCTTTATTTATCTCCTGTTGCTTTTTTATAATATCCTGAAGCTGAAATTCTGAATTTTCGCCGTCCCCTTTCCCCATTTGAGGATTTGCCTGTTGCTGCATAGAAGAAAGAATCTGGCTTAGCATATAAGCTAAATCGTTAGCTCCCGTAACTACATATTGCTGGCTGGATGTACCCTGAGGTAATTCATTTTCGGCCAATCTCTCAAGAGACTTATTTATATCAAAATCAATATCTGTAAGTTGTTTTGTAATACCTTCTGTAATCATTGGGTTACTCAAAGCGAGTGAATACAAACTATCGTCTATATGCCTAAAATTTTCTCTAAGTTCACTTTGTCTTCTAAGTTTTGCAGCGTAACCGGGATTATTGATATCTATTCTGCTAAAATCTTCTAAAAGATCTTCTTGTTGGAAGGAGAAAGTCACCAAATTATCCAGGATTTGGCGAAGGGTTTCAATATCGGCTTTTAACTCTTCCCCACTTTGCTGCATTGAACGCTGCTGCATTTTTTGGCTCATTTCTTCCATTTGGTGTGCAGCATTCTTTTGTTTCTGTTTTGTCTTTTCTAAATCTCCCTTTTCCATTTCCTCTTCGGCATCATTTAGCTCATTTTTGATGCTTTCTTCATCAACGATATCTCGTGGCAAATCGGTTGGCTTTTGAAGGTCCTGATTATCTTTTTCAAGCTCATCCATCTCTTCCTGAAACTCTTCAAATTTCTCAGAAATTTTCTTTTGTTCCTCCAAAAAATCATCCTCTGAAGTTTCTGATAATTCCTCTTGCTCTTCTGAAAGCTTTTCTAAATCCCGGGCTACTTTTTGAAGCTTTTCCTCTACATAATATCGTTTCGTCAATTCTAAAAGCTGTTCCAGGTTGCGCTCTTCACTTTGATTCCTTTTAGATAATTCTTCCAACTTCTCCCCCAGTTCTTCCCTATTAATCTTGTCAGCTATTTCTTTCAATTCATCCAATAAGGCTTCATCTTCTTTTAAGCGTTCCTCATTTCTATCTAACCGCTTTTTTAATTCATCCTTTTCTGCAGATTCATTTCCCAATTCATCCTGCCCTTCTTCAAAACTTTTCTTTAGCTTTTCGGAATAATTGCGCATCATTTCCGATTGCTGCTTTTGTCTTTGAATAAAATTTTCCAACTTTTTACGCTGATTATAATCAAGATCTTTATTCTCTTTTTGAATTTGATTCAATTCATTCAATTCTTCATCAGAAGATTTGATATCTTTTAAACTCTGGTTTAAATTATTTATTGATTCTCCCTGTTGTTTAAGTTTCTCTTCCTGCAACTCATCGGTGGTTTTTCTTCTAAAACTATAGGTATTACTTTTAGTACTTTTAGAACCATTTACAGCATCATTGTCCCAAAGCTGAAAATAGAAATTATACGAAATGCCCCGTTCCAAATCCAGGTCTCCCGGAAATGTATAATGAAAATCGTCAAAAGCGGCTCTCGCTATCTCGATAGTCTCTATTTTTAAGCTATCTTTTTCATTTTCAGTGTAATAAACAAGTTGTAAACGATTTAGGCCATAATCATCGGAAAGTTTTCCGTAGAAATATTGCGTATTGTTATCTATACTATCCAGTTTTTGCTGAATTTCCATTTGGGGATATTCATCTTGAATAACACGCACCGAATAGTCTAAAGCTTCAAACTCTTTTATAGAATTATTGGAAGTACTCACACGATAATCCAGCCTGGAATAAACAGCCTGTGAATATTGAAAATTTGAATTATTAGGTTTGAGATTTATTAAAGAATCCTGAGTTGAAAATTTGATAATATCTGTATTCCTGGTATTAAAACTCCAGGTAATTTTTGTACCCTCTGGAACATTTACATTTCCGGTTCCACTTAAACTGTCGTTTGATTTTCTTATATAAGCAGGATACTCAAATTGCATCGTGAAATCCAGTAGTTTTGGAACTTTAAGGACTTCAAGTTCGTATTCCCTGGAATTAATTCCATTTGCCTTAAGCTGAAAATCTACATTAGTTTTAAGTCGGTTAAAAGTATAATCAAACCTACCTGGCGTAATTTGCTTTAAAAAATAAGTTTGTCCGTTATAGCTAATCTCAGGTTTTTCAGGAGTAATTTCTCCCTCGGTAGCTACAAGAATCGTGTAAGAGGAATTTTCCTGAACCTGAAGCGAATCGTTTAAAATTTTAAACTGAAAAGGCGCCGGAGCTTCAAAAGCTGTATTGTGTTTAGCCAACCTATCAAAAGGGCCAGCCATTAAATTGATATTACCGGAAAAAAAGAGAGCCAAAATTAATACTACGGGAAATAAAGCATATTTCAGGTATTTGTTATTGGTTTTATAATCTACAGCGCGAGTAAAGGGAACTTTATTTAATTCAGCCGATTTCTGCTCGATCCCCGCAAGTAGTAATTCAGATTGCTGCGTATCTTTTTTAAGCTGAAGAACATTTAGCAATTTATCGTTTACTTCAGGAAAATGAGCCCCGATAATTTTAGAAGCTTCTTCTTCATTAATTCCCTTAGAAAATTTGAAAAGTTTTGCCAGTGGAATTAAAATGAAATAGGCCAGGAGCATCACCTCTACCCCAACGAAAATCCAAAAAAGAAAAGTTCGCAAGCCGGTTTCTAACCATAGAAAATGTTCTATAGCCAAAACGCCTAAAAAATAGACCAGCCCAATGGCTAAAAATAAAATTAAACCTTTCAGCAATTTGTTCAGGTAAAACTTCCTGATAAAAGCTTCCAGTTTTTTTCTAATCTGCTTATAACTTTCCATCCATCATCATATTTCAAGTCTAAAAATACAACAATTTTAGAGGAGTTATCAAGAACCTCGCCGCAAGCCTTAAGGTATAATTGGAGAACAATATAAAGTTAATAGACAAAGCCTCGAATAATAAAACCTCCATAAGGAATTCGAGCAGGATTGGTATTGCCCGCATTAGGTTTCGTTCAATAAGGTTGTATCTTTGCCCTTAAAAACAAATTTAGATATGTCTGCTAAAGTTCGCGTGCGTTTTGCGCCAAGTCCAACCGGCCCTTTGCATATTGGCGGGGTAAGAACAGCTTTATATAATTATTTATTTGCCAAAAAACACCAGGGAGATTTTGTGTTGCGTATAGAAGATACCGATCAAAACCGATACGTTGAAGGCGCCGAAGATTATATCATTGAATCGCTTAACTGGTGCGGGATTCCTTTTGATGAAGGCCCTGGAAAAGAAGGTGATTACGGGCCTTATCGCCAAAGTGAACGCAAAGATATTTACCGAAAATATGCTGAAGAACTTATCAAAACCGATAATGCTTATTATGCTTTTGATACAGCTGAAGAATTAGATGCGCATAGAAAAGACCACGAAGAGAAAGGGAAAACCTTTATCTACAACTGGCATAACCGGATGAAATTGCAGAATTCCCTTGCCCTTTCTGAAGACGAGGTTAGGGATAAATTAGATGCCGATGAAAACTACGTGATCAGGTTTAAATCTCCTGAAAGCGAAAATCTTCATATTTCAGATGAAATTCGTGGCAAGATGGAAATTGACACCAGCACTTTAGACGATAAAGTTTTGTTCAAAAGTGACGGGATGCCAACTTATCATTTGGCCAATATTGTTGATGATCATTTAATGGAAATCTCTCATGTTATTCGTGGTGAAGAGTGGTTGCCATCTTTAGCGTTGCATTTTATGCTATACCGAGCTTTTGGCTGGGATGCACCTAAATTTGCGCATTTGCCGCTTATTTTAAAACCACAGGGAAAAGGAAAATTAAGCAAAAGAGATGGAGATAAATTAGGTTTTCCAGTATTCCCGCTGGAATGGAAAGATCCAAATTCAGGAGAAATTTCTGCAGGTTATAGGGAAGATGGATATTTCCCGGAAGCCGTTACCAATATGCTAGCCTTTTTAGGTTGGAATCCAGGAACAGAACAGGAATTCTTTAAATTAAACGAACTTGTTGAAGCTTTTGAAATAGACCGTGTTCATAAGGGTGGAGCGAAGTTTGACCCAGAGAAAACCAAGTGGTTTCAGCAACATTATATGCACGAAGCAGATGAAAAAGTAATTGCTGGAAAACTTGAAAATATACTTCAAAAAAGAGAGATAGAAGTTTCTTCTGATTATGCCCTGAAAGTGGTGAAACTGATGAAAGAACGCGCTGTTTTTGTAAACGATATTTGGGAGCAGGGATATTTCTTCTTCGTTGCCCCTACCTCCTACGATCCTAAAAATGCGAAAAAAGCATGGAAGGATGATACTGCTGATCTAATGCAGGAATTAACTCAGGTTTTAGAAAAACAGGAAGATTTTAAAGCAGAAGCCGTTCAGGCCGAAGTAAAAGCCTGGATCCAGCAAAAAGAAGTTGGTTTTGGGAAAGTAATGCAACCCTTTAGATTAGCCCTGGTTGGTGCTATGCAAGGGCCAGACCTTTACGAAATCGCTGAAATGATTGGAAAAGAAGAAACTATTTCCCGTTTGGAAAAAGCGATAAAAACGCTGGGATAACAATTTAGAATAAAATAGGCATTTGCACGTATTGCGAATGAGGTTCGAGTGAAGCAATCTTTTCTTGAAGAGATTGCTTCACCCGATAAAAATCGGGTTCGCAATGACAATAACAGCCTATTTTTTGTTCATACCTTACCGCATAGCTAAGCAAACTGCTTCAAATCAAGCTGACGAATCATTATTGCTGAAAAATAAAATTTGATTTGGAGTAAAGCCTCGGCGCATTTAATCTCGATTATCGAGCAAAGTTTCACTATCTTGGGAGAATCAACTTATATCTCCTAAAATTATGATTAGCTACGTTTTTATTCCAATTATTCTTGTTTTTCTTCTTGTTCTGCTCTTCTCGGGTATTTTCACTGTACGTCAACAAAAAGCGGCGATTCTTGAACGATTTGGAAAATTTAAAAGCATTAAAAATTCCGGACTTCATTTAAAGATTCCTATAATAGATCAAATTGCCGGTAGAATCAATTTAAAAGTACAGCAGCTGGATGTTTTGGTCGAAACTAAAACCAAGGATAATGTATTTGTTAAGCTGAAAATATCGGTACAATTTCAGGTAATTAGAACTAATATTTACGACGCGTTTTATAAACTTGAAAGTCCATCAGACCAGATCACGTCTTATGTTTTTGATGTTGTACGAGCTGAAGTTCCAAAAATGATCTTAGATGATGTTTTTGAACGAAAAGACGATATCGCCATCGCTGTTAATAGAGAACTTAACGAATCTATGCAGGATTATGGTTACGACATCATTAAAACGCTTGTAACAGACATTGATCCAGATGAACAGGTAAAACATGCGATGAACAGAATAAACTCGGCAGAACGCGAGAAAGTGGCCGCAGAATATGAAGGAGAAGCCGAAAGGATACGAATTGTAGCTAAAGCCCGTGCAGAAGCCGAAAGTAAACGTTTACAGGGTCAGGGAATTGCCGACCAAAGAAGGGAAATTGCCCGCGGACTTGAAGAAAGTGTTGATGTTTTAAATAATGTAGGGATTAATTCACAGGAAGCTTCGGCTTTAATTGTGGTGACGCAGCATTACGATACACTGCAGGCCATTGGTGAAGAAACCAACAGTAATCTTATTTTATTGCCGAATTCACCCCAGGCCGGTAGCGATATGCTAAACAATATGGTGGCCTCTTTTACGGCTTCGAACCAGATTGGAGAAGCTATGCGCAAGAAAAATGAAGAAATTGAACAGGAGAAAAAGAATCAGGGTGATTCCAAACGGAAATAATTTCCTAAAAATCTCTTCTGGTATAAAAAAGGTTTGAAGGTTTATTTTTGAATCATACGTCATTCTGAATTTATTTCAGAATCTAATTAGAACTCCGAACTAATTTCGGAGTAAGCCCTAAAACAAGTTAAGGTTGACGGATAAAATAAACTTTCAAACCCTTATAATATATCTATAAGAAATCTTTTAGCCTTTTACTTTAGCGGTTACTTTTTTCAATCCAGTAAGTTTAGTTACCGCTTTAAGAATAAATGCTTTTTGTAAAATTGAACCTACCATACTACCGGCAAGAGATAATGGTGATAACGCGCCTTTTGTGCGCTCAATATTCAATTTAATCTCTTCCTGGTCTATCTTGGTTTGAAGTTCAAGAATTTTAAGATCCCGATCTATTTCTTTGAATGAACTATACTCCTTCATAGCAATTAATCCTTAAAAAATTTTCTTGATACTTTAACTAAAAGATACTTTTCAATAGGTTTTCTACCGAATAGCAATATTCCAAGAACAACTAAAAAGTAGAAGCCCCCAACAATAAAATAACCGGAACTTGGTGTACCAATAGCCTCACTAATAAGTATTGCGAAGGCTACAGATATCAAGATTAAGGCAAAAATTAAAAAAATACCTAACAAAAGACCCTGAACGAGACCAATAGCCCCTTTCATTGCCTGTTTAAAGAATTTGAGTTTATAATATTCGGAGTTACTGTGAGAAAACGCCTTTAAATTATATTTTAACTCGTCTATACTATTAGATAGTTTTTCAAATGCCATAAAGTTATACTATACTACTGCTTTATTTGGTTTCCCTTTGTTATCGTCAGCTTTACCATCCTTTTGTAATTTGGCATTTTGCTTTCTTAACTCCTCCAATTTGGTTTCCATGGCGGTAAGAATATCGTCAGCTTTATGACTTGCAGAAGATAGAGTTTCTTCTAAACGAGTTTCAAAATCTACACGAGCTTGTTTAGCCTTTTCAGTTAAATTAGAAGAAGTCTCAGTATACTTTTTGTTCAATTTATCCTGAGCTTTTTTAGACTCGTCTTTTAATTTTTTACGGGTTTTTTCACCGCTATCTGGAGCATATAATAATCCCACACCTGCTCCAATTGCAGCCCCGGTAATCAATGCTAATAGTGTACTTCCTGTATTTGCCATAATAGTTTTTGTTAGTTAAGTTATTACTAAACCCAAATATACAAGATGGGTAAAGGCAATGCTGTTAATAACCGGTTAATATGTTAAAATGCTTTACTAAAATATTCTTAAAAAGTCACTTAACCAAATGGATTACAGCTTATTTAATCTTCGCCCATGAATCTCTTAAGCCCACAGTACGATTAAAAATTGGCTTTCCTTCTATCGATTCTTTATCTACACAGAAATAACCAATTCTTTGAAACTGGAATTTATCCTGAATTCCCGCCGTTTTTAAACTTGGCTCAACATAACCCGTAATTA contains the following coding sequences:
- a CDS encoding OmpH family outer membrane protein, producing the protein MMKKLLMILVVAVLLTSCDQEKTAYVDTTKLVQEYKEMEEVEANFSTKSDSVKRQLDSIARGFQEEVQAYQQGMNSMSQEQRQQKEQELMQKQQRIQQQQQMQGNRLREESDAVIDSIVEKVKAYVADYGEENGYTYIFGSNESANIMYAKDGKDLTQEILDNLNEEYNKN
- a CDS encoding ATP-binding protein, encoding MLFEEIIGLQHLKKHLTTTADNGRVPHAQLFVGKSGSGTLPLAIAYAQYILCQHKPETDNCNERFKKLAHPDLHFAFPVAANQKIKKHPVSSHFLEEWREFVKTNPYGSLFEWYQKLGIENKQGQIGVDEAQAVVKSLSLKAYEGGFKIMIIWMAEKMNTAAANKLLKLIEEPPKNTLFLLVTEDEEQIIQTIRSRCQKLHFPPLPEDEIATFLEKNENCSKPDALKIAHQANGSYTRALHLLQKDSGDQQFETWFINWVRTAFKAKGNRATVLELISWSEEIAGMGRESQKSFLLYCIDFFRQALMLNYKAEKLVYLQPKTTGFKLEKFAPFVHGNNIKDIIDALEEAIYHIERNGNAKIILTDLSIRLTRYLHKKAA
- the ybeY gene encoding rRNA maturation RNase YbeY, with product MINFYSENDFELEDENSFDKWIRNVISSEDKQLGEINYIFCDDDYLYKINLKFLEHDSYTDIISFDNSEGDELNGDIFISIDRVIDNANDFNVDFSEELKRVLIHGVLHLCGYADKSESEAALMRQKEDEKIALFHVEQ
- a CDS encoding class I SAM-dependent methyltransferase, which codes for MADKVYHLKCKDHLVSGEEFRLEQLQDFDILETLPKPENLSAYYESDAYISHTDSSKSVTDKIYHAVKNFMLLQKLKWINKVAKGNNLLDIGAGTGDFLQTAKRKNWNVEGVEPNEQARKLAAEKGIKLQQDLSSFEEDSFDVISMWHVLEHVPNLEVQLKELHRLLKPNGVAVIAVPNFKSFDAEYYKEYWAAYDVPRHLWHFTQDGISKLFKENNFEKFETKPLVFDSFYVSLLSEKNKTGKANFLNALKLGLKSNLKAQSSSEYSSLVYFFLKS
- the mnmG gene encoding tRNA uridine-5-carboxymethylaminomethyl(34) synthesis enzyme MnmG yields the protein MFENEYDVIVVGAGHAGSEAAAAAANLGASTLLVTMNLQNIAQMSCNPAMGGIAKGQILREIDALGGYSGLVSDTSAIQFKMLNKSKGPAMWSPRVQSDRMMFAEHWRLRLEQTPNLDFYQEMVAGLIIENGELKGVKTSLGLKIRAKSVVLTNGTFLNGLIHIGDKNFGGGRAGERAATGITKDLVDAGFESGRMKTGTPPRVDGRSLDYSKMVEQPGDEEPSKFSFLDETQPLKKQRSCYMTYTSPEVHEILKDGFERSPMFNGRIQSIGPRYCPSIEDKINRFADKDRHQLFVEPEGWNTVEVYVNGFSTSLPEDVQFKALRSVAGFEKVKFFRPGYAIEYDYFPPTQLKHTLETKLVEGLYFAGQINGTTGYEEAASQGLMAGINAALKVQEKDEFIIKRNEAYIGVLIDDLITKGTEEPYRMFTSRAEYRTLLRQDNADFRLTERSYTIGLASEERMRKMEEKKKKSSDFVNFFKNKSVSHEDANPILEANNSSLMKQSDKIFKIFSRPNIAMKDVRKFPGVEEYILENNLNQEILEQTEIQVKYSGYIEKEKNNADKLNRLEDVKIPNSFDYSKIKSMSFEAREKLNKIQPTSISQASRISGVSPNDISVLLVYMGR